A section of the Oryzias latipes chromosome 10, ASM223467v1 genome encodes:
- the LOC101157546 gene encoding HRAS-like suppressor 3: MAPTLYDVKPEPGDLIEIDRGSYQHWAVYVGDGFVVHMAPPFETPGARSNSIMSVLTEKAMVKKEELWEVVGTDQWKISNSLDEEYEPRPAPVIVADACLLVGQERPYCVFTGNCEHFVNELRYGKAESRQVRKTGEAVMMAGVAAAVGLGIVALAGALFGGSNKKNKNNQ; encoded by the exons ATGGCTCCAACACTG TACGATGTGAAACCCGAGCCGGGAGACTTGATTGAGATCGACCGTGGCTCTTATCAACACTGGGCTGTGTACGTTGGCGATGGCTTCGTTGTTCACATGGCGCCGCCCT TTGAGACTCCAGGTGCTCGTTCCAACAGCATCATGTCTGTCCTAACGGAGAAGGCTATGGTGAAGAAAGAGGAGCTCTGGGAGGTTGTGGGAACAGATCAGTGGAAGATCAGCAACAGTCTGGATGAAGAGTACGAGCCCCGGCCGGCTCCAGTTATTGTGGCAGATGCCTGCTTGCTGGTGGGCCAGGAGCGACCATACTGTGTCTTCACGGGGAACTGTGAGCATTTCGTCAATGAGCTGCGCTACGGAAAAGCTGAGTCCCGACAG GTGCGTAAAACAGGAGAGGCCGTGATGATGGCGGGCGTGGCTGCAGCCGTGGGCCTGGGTATCGTGGCTCTGGCCGGAGCGCTGTTTGGAGGCAGcaataagaaaaacaagaacaaccaATGA